The DNA window AATTATTATCAGTGTAGGTTTTGTGCCGTGAACATGTAAAGGTGGCTGTAATTAATTTTCTCCGTAGTGAAGAATAATTGATTTTTACCAGATTCCTTTTCATTAAAGAGAAATACAGCATACTGCACAAAGAGATTTAGAAATGGCGGGCGTGTTTAAACGACCGTTCGttcgaaaatttattttcacAAGTATAGAATACTAAGTCTTTTTCATTCAAACATGGAGATTGGGAGTTGAGCATCATTCCAAAACCCGGAAACCAGTTAGTGAACGTGGCACAATTTTAAATGATCACGCGTAACATTTCCGGTTGTTGATGAATTTTTGTTATGCAGATTCCCTATTCTTTGATACTCTTTGATTCACGAAATTCTATCATAAAATTGTGACCAACTTTTTGCAGTCGTTTAATAGTTACGCTTTTCAACAAAATGGTGAATTGGAAAGCACTTGAAAAAATCAGATCCTCTACAACGTGCTGCTGAGCGTCATGACAGTCGTATCGCATAATTGTATAATAAATTGTGTTGGCCCATTGAACCATTagaaacaatttcaatttttttctttatcacAAATGTTTggtcgtcctgaaaaggacgTTTTGTACAAGGGTTGGTTCAACGTTTGATTTAGGCcttcttttcggtcttcttgggCAGTAGTACGGCTTGGATGTTTGGCAGAACACCACCCTGAGCAATGGTGACTCCTGAGAGTAGTTTGTTCAACTCCTCATCGTTGcgaatggccagctgcagaTGACGCGGGATGATTCTGGTCTTCTTGTTGTCACGAGCAGCATTTCCTGCCAGTTCCAACACTTCTGCAGCGAGATATTCCATCACAGCTGCCAAATAGACGGGTGCTCCAGCACCGACACGTTCGGCGTAATTTCCCTTTCTCAGCAGACGGTGGATTCGGCCAACGGGAAACTGAAGACCGGCGCGATTTGAGCGGGACTTTGCCTTTCCCTTAACTTTGCCTCCTTTGCCGCGTCCAGACATGGTGTGTTATGTTTTCGAATAGAGTAGTATCTTTCAACTGATGCCAGGTACCTATATGGACCCTCATTATATACCCGTTTCAATGTGCATTATTCAGCACAAGGGCAGGGCTGACAGAGTAATATTTGACAAACATAAAAAAGGGGACGGACATCCGATGCCTCCGATGCGAGTATAAAAGGGGTAGCATACATGGCTTCAGCATTAGTTTCTTTCAAGCACCAGAAAGCATAACACTACTGTCGAAATGGCACCGAAAGCAAGTGGAAAAGCAGTCAAAAAAGCCGGCAAGGCAACGAAGGCCATTGTGAAGGGAGACAAGAAAAAACGCAAGCAACGGCGGAAGGAGAGCTATGCTATCTACATCTACAAAGTGTTGAAGCAAGTTCACCCAGACACCGGAGTTTCCTCGAAGGCCATGAGCATCATGAACAGCTTCGTTAACGACATCTTCGAACGCATTGCATCCGAAGCTTCTCGTCTTGCTCATTACAACAAGCGCTCTACGATCACTTCCCGCGAGATACAAACTGCCGTTCGTCTTTTGTTACCGGGAGAGTTGGCCAAACACGCTGTCTCGGAAGGCACCAAGGCTGTCACTAAGTATActagctccaagtaaatttatCTAATCGCTGCATCAAAACcatcggcccttttcagggccagcAATTCTACTAAAGAATCAAACTAGAGTTTCCTCTGCCTTCACATCAAAAATGATTAAATGAATAAACTTGCGACGAGCAATCCAGCGTAGTATATTTGCCTCGATAGCTAATGTATTGACTATTTCGCCAACTGGTAATATAAGGCAGCCTACAGTCCTCGCCAATGCTACTTCAGTAACGGGAAGGTGACTCAATTCAAGAACGTGACTATCATCGCACCAAGCAACGCAAAGTTTATCATCGGGGGGTGACAACGACAGGCACGAACTATGGGACAACGCCGCCAGACCAAAAGATCCCAAACTAGATGTATAACTATGTCTGCTATTTCCAAGTCCCTTTGTGCACTTTGATAAATTTCTATTAAAGAGAAAAATTTGGGTAGACACATTTAGCTAAATTAGTTGTAGACTTTGCGTTTcgtcttcgtctcatcagaatgcgGCACTATCTTAGAACCGGACTACTGCCTTTGCTCAGGGATCCTTGTGAGTTTTGTAAGCAGAAAATTGATACGAAACGAAATAATAACAAAATCTTTTTTG is part of the Topomyia yanbarensis strain Yona2022 chromosome 1, ASM3024719v1, whole genome shotgun sequence genome and encodes:
- the LOC131676400 gene encoding histone H2B-like — translated: MAPKASGKAVKKAGKATKAIVKGDKKKRKQRRKESYAIYIYKVLKQVHPDTGVSSKAMSIMNSFVNDIFERIASEASRLAHYNKRSTITSREIQTAVRLLLPGELAKHAVSEGTKAVTKYTSSK
- the LOC131680058 gene encoding histone H2A, which gives rise to MSGRGKGGKVKGKAKSRSNRAGLQFPVGRIHRLLRKGNYAERVGAGAPVYLAAVMEYLAAEVLELAGNAARDNKKTRIIPRHLQLAIRNDEELNKLLSGVTIAQGGVLPNIQAVLLPKKTEKKA